The segment CCTTGTAATGTGAAATTTATGATTGAAGGTGAAGAAGAAGTTGGCTCAGAAAGTTTAGCGTGGTTTGTGCCAAGGAACAAAGAAAAGTTAGCAAACGATGTTATCTTAATTTCAGATACAGGAATGATTGCAAATGACATTCCATCAATTACAACAGGTTTGCGTGGGTTGAGTTATGTAGAAGTAGAAGTTACAGGTCCAAACAGAGATTTACATTCTGGTTTGTATGGCGGCGCCGTTGCAAATCCTATTAATATCTTAACAAAAATGATTGCTTCTTTACATGATGAAAACAATCATATTACCATTCCTGGGTTTTATGATAATGTAGAAGAATTGTCTTTAGAAGAAAGAGCAGAAATGGCAAAAGCACCGTTTTCTTTAGATAAATATAAAGAGGCTTTAAAAATTGATGAAGTTTTTGGTGAAGAAGGATATTCTACCAACGAACGTAATTCTATTCGCCCTACTTTAGATGTAAATGGAATTTGGGGAGGTTATACTGGCGAAGGTGCAAAAACAGTGATTGCTTCTAAAGCATACGCAAAAATATCAATGCGTTTAGTACCAAATCAAGATTGGAGAGAGGTTACCCAATTATTTAAAACCCATTTTGAAAGTATTGCTCCAAACGCTGTTACCGTTGTTGTAAAACCTCATCATGGAGGGCAAGGTTATGTAACGCCAACAGACAATATTGCGTACAAAGCTGCAAGTAAAGCGTATGAAACTACATTTGGTAAAACTCCAATTCCGCAAAGAAGTGGAGGTAGCATTCCTATTGTTGCCTTGTTTGAACAAGAATTAAAAAGCAAAACTATTTTAATGGGCTTTGGTTTAGATTCTGATGCAATTCATTCTCCAAATGAACATTTTGGAATTTTCAATTACCTAAAAGGAATTGAAACCATTCCTAATTTTTATAAATATTTTACGGAGTTATCAAAATAAAACAAACGTACAAATGAAAAAAAATTATTTAAAATTTGTTGTATTTTTAGGCATAACCACATTCATTTTTTCTTGTTCAAAAACAAAAGAGCAAAAACAATTTACAGTTGCAGAGTATGAAGCGGCAGCAAAACATATGGATAGAGATTTATATGATTTAGTTTATAATAAAGTTTCTGGAAGCACATTTATTGATAATAACAAACTAATTTATTCAACAAAAAATAAAGAAGGTAAAAAATATCTTCTTGTTGATATAGAGGCAAAAACAAAAAAAGAGGCCTTTAATCATCAAGAATTGGCCAAAATTTTATCCAAAGAATTAGATACAGAAATAAAAGCAAGTAATTTACCCATTTATGATTTTGAGTTTACTGATAATATAGAAAGTATTCGTTTTACAACTCACAAACAAATATTTAATTTTAATATAGCGAGTAATGTCTTATCTAAAGTGACTCCTAAACTTAAAAAAACGTCAAGAAATGAAAATGTTTCCCCCAACGGAAAGCTAGCGGCATATATAGACAATTTTAACCTTTGGGTACGCAGCATAGAAACGAATAAAAAGACACAGCTTACTTTTGATGGTGTTCAAAATTATGGATACGCAACTAACAATGCTGGTTGGACCAAAAGTGATGGAGCTGTTTTAAAATGGTCTCCAAATTCAGATAAAATTGCCACTTTTCAACAAGATGCAAGAGGTGTTGGTATGATGTATTTAACATCTTCTAATGTTGGGCATCCCAAATTAGAAGCTTGGAAACATCCATTACCTGGAGATGATAACATTTTTACAATAGAACGTGTAATTATCCATTTAGGAACCACTCCAAAAATGGTTCGTTTAAAAATGGATAAAGATTTTCAAAGAGGATCAACAACAGATCATATTGCAAGTAGAAAAAACGAATTATTAGACGCACAATGGAATAAACAAGGCACAAAATTTGCTTTTGTTTCTGGTTCTAGAGATCATAAAGTAGCACATTTACAAATTGCAAATGCTAAAACTGGAGTTGTAAAATCAATTCATAAAGAAGAAGTAGATACTTATTATGAGTCTGGAGTAAAAGCAGAAAACTGGAAGGTTTTATTTGATTCTAATGAGTTTATCTGGTATTCAGAAAAAACAAACTGGGGACACGTTTATTTGTATGATTTAGAAACTAAAAAATTAAAAAATCAAATTACTACTGGAGATTGGCTTGTAAAACAAATTAAAAGTATCGATGAAAAGAATAGACAAATCTATTTTACTGCTGGAGGAAAAGAAACAGGAAACCCATATCATAATTATTATTACAAAGTAAACTTTGATGGTTCAAATAACATCAATTTAACACCAAGTAAAGGAACACATATCGTTGTTTTTTCTGATGATAATTCAACACTTATAGATACTTATTCAACAACCACTACTCCACCAATTTCAGTTTTAAGAAATAACAAAGGAGAAAAAATAATGGATTTAGAAACTGCTGACATTTCTGAATTAAAGGCGAATAACTGGCAAAAACCAGTTGAATTCTCTGTAAAAGCAAGAGATGAAAAAACAGATTTATATGGATTACTATTTTTACCAAGTCATTATGTTGAAAGTAAAAAATATCCTGTTTTAAATTACATTTATCCAGGTCCACAATCTGGTAGTGTTGGTAATTATAACTTTAGACCCGTTTGGAGAGATTTTCAAGCAGTTGCAGAATTAGGTTTTATTGTCGTTGCAGTAGACGCAATGGGAACTCCAATGCGATCAAAATCTTTTCATGACGCTTATTATGGAAACATGGGAGATAATGGTTTGCCAGACAATATTACTGCAATTAAACAGCTTGCACAAAAGTATAAAGGAATGGATATTGAGAGCGTTGGTATTTGGGGCCATTCTGGTGGTGGTTTTGCTTCTACAAGAGCTGTTTTTGCGTATCCTGAATTTTACGATGTTGCAGTTTCTGGAGCAGGAAATCATGATAATAGAAATTATGAAGCAGATTGGGGAGAAAAATGGCAAGGGCTTTTAGTTGAAGGTAACTTAGAAGGAAAAGGTGATGGAACAACTAATTATGATAATCAAGCAAATCAATTAATTGCAAAAGATTTAAAGGGAAAATTATTAATTACTCATGGAGCTATGGATAATAATGTGCCACCTTCAAACACAATGTTGGTTGTAGAGGCATTGATTAAAGCAAACAAAGATTTCGACATGATTTTGTTTCCAAATAAAAGACATGGTTATGGAGATATGACAAAATACATGACACGTAAACGTTGGGATTATTTTGTAACACATCTTTTAAATGCCAAACCTGCAAAAGATTTTAAACTGAAATAATAGTTCTAAAAAACTACAAAAAGCAACTTGTCAAAAAAATATTTTGGCAAGTAAAAAAAGCAATTTATAACACATTTAATCATCATGAAATATCGCTTTTACCTTCTAATTTGTTTTACAATACTCTGTTCTTTAAATTCATACTCTCAAGGATTGTTAAGTGAGAAAAGCAACTTTACAAGACAAGATAGTTTAAGAGGCACCATTACACCAGAAAGAATTTGGTGGGATTTAACCTATTATCATTTAGAAGTTAAAGTAGCACCAAATAAAAAACACATTTCAGGAAAAAACACCATTAAGTACAAAGTTTTAAGCGCTTATAAAACAATGCAAATTGATTTACAAGCATCTTTAACAATTACAAAAGTTACACAAGATGGTAAAGAATTAAAAGTGATTCATGATGGAAATGCACATTTTATAAAATTGATTAAAAATCAACATATAGGAAAGACTGAAACTATTGTTGTCTATTATCAAGGAAATCCTAAAGAAGCAATTAGAGCTCCTTGGGATGGAGGTTTTTCATGGAAAAAAGATAAAAATGGAAATCATTTTATAGCAACTTCTTGTCAGGGTTTAGGAGCAAGTGTCTGGTGGCCTTGCAAAGACCATATGTATGATGAAGTAGAAAACATGCGAATTAGTGTTACTGTACCCAGTAATTTAATGGATATTTCTAATGGTAGATTAGAAAGTGTAGAGGATCATGGAACTACAAAAACCTATAATTGGTTTGTAGACAATCCTATTAATAATTACGGTGTAAATGTAAATATTGGTAATTATGCTCATTTTTCTGAAATTTTCTATGGAGAAAAAGGCCCTTTAGATATGGATTATTATGTATTAAAAGACAATTTAGAAAAAGCAAAAGAGCATTTTAAAGATGCGCCAAAAATGATGAAAGCTTTTGAACATTGGTTTGGTCCTTACCCTTTTTACAAAGACGGTTATAAATTGGTAGAAGTGCCATATTTAGGGATGGAACACCAAAGTTCTGTTACGTATGGAAACAAATATATGCAAGGATATTTAGGACGTGATTTGTCTGAGACTGGTTGGGGATTAAAATTCGATTTTATTATAATTCACGAATCTGGACATGAATGGTTTGCTAATAATATTACCAACAAAGATATTGCAGACATGTGGATTCATGAAAGTTTTACCAATTACTCAGAAAATTTATTTTTAGATTATTACTACGGCAAAAAAGCAGCCTCAGAATATGTAATAGGTTTAAGGAAATCTATTGCAAATAAAAACACCATTATTGGCCAATACGATGTAAATAAAGAAGGCTCTGGAGACATGTACAACAAGGGAGGAAACATGCTTCATACTTTAAGACAATTAATTAATAACGATGAAAAATGGCGTTCTATTTTAAGAAAAATGAACAAAACATTTTATCATCAAACAGTTACAACTGTACAAATTGAAGATTTTTTAAGCTCAGAAACTGGTTTTGATTTAACGCCATTCTTTAATCAATATTTAAGAGATATTAAAATACCAACATTAGAATATTCTATTAAAAACAAGGTTTTAAATTACAAATGGACAAATGTTGTAGCTGCTTTTAAGATGCCAATAAAAGTTACAATAAATAATAAAGAACAATGGATTTATCCTACAGAAGAACTGAAGGAAATGGATTTAGAATCTGAAAAATCAGAAATAAAAGTAGATCCAAATTTTTATATCTACACAAAAAAAATAAATAATAAAAGCTATTAAATGCAGCTTTTATTATTTTATTAAATATGCTTTTATTATGTAATCTACTTTTGGGTATTTCTCCCTTAAAAAAGTATTTCCATCTTTATTAATTTTATCTTGTTGTCTCCCTAAATTATCGCCATAACCATTGTAAAATTTCAACACATTTTCTTTACCTTCAATTACTTTTGCAATTACAGGAAAACCAGAAACACCAGAATAAGTTAATTTATCTAAACGATAGTTATCTTTTAAATTGATAAAAATCTGATTCGATCTTGTTTCTATTCCTCCTCTTGCAAATGCAAGTGTCATTGCATCATTTTTTTGAATTACTGGTTCATCTTCAATTCCTTTTTGCCAACTTTTATTAATTAAAGAATCATTGTGAATTCCAAATTGCGCTACAAAACTAGGTACGACCCTATAAATAGCAACATCATCATAATATCCATATTTTATTAACTGATAAAAACGATCTACTCCTTTTGGCGACCAATCCCTGATTGCTTCAATATCAAAATTCCCTTTTGTAGTTTCAAATCGTGCTTTAAAAGTAACTGGCGCTTCTTTTGCAAACCATTTTTCTTTGAATTTTTTAGTCGCACAGGAACTAAAAAGTACAATACTTGCTATTAATAGAATCTTATTTTTCATTTTTTTCTGTTCGTTTTCTCTTTATAACTGGGCAAATATACTACAATGAAGTTTTAAAATTTAACTCTACGTTTGTAGAATTCAATTTTTTATTCTATGTTTGTAGAGTAAAAAAGACAAACGATGCAATTATCTAAAACCGAAGAACAATTAATGCAATATTTATGGAAACGTAAAAAAGCATTTTTAAAAGAATTATTAGAAGATTTTCCAGAACCAAAACCAGCAACAACAACAGTTGCTACTTTGCTAAAAAGAATTTCTGATAAAGGTTTTATAGATTATAAATTGTTTGGTAAGTCTAGAGAATACTTTCCAATAATAAAGAAAACAGATTATTTCTCTAAACATGTAAATGGTCTAATTAAAAACTTCTTTAATGATTCTGCAAGTCAGTTTGCTTCTTTCTTTACAAAAGAAACTAATCTTTCTAATGAAGAATTAGAGGAATTGAAAAAAATAATAGACAATCAAATTAAAAAACAACAATAATGATATTTTATCTTTTAAAATCTGCTGGTTGTTTAGCGCTTTTGCTTGCTTTCTATCACTTTGTTTTAGAACGCGAAAAAATGCACAAATTCAATCGTTTCTTTTTGTTAGGTAGTGTTTTGTTTTCTTTTTTAGCTCCTGCTTTTATTATTTATATTGAAGCTATCCCTAAAATAGTAACATCAACAAATTCAATGAGCTTTTCTACATTAGAAACTCCTATTGAAAAAAGCATAAATTACACATTAATATTAACTAGTATATACTTTATAATTTCAAGTGTTTTTGCTTTTAGATTTGGTAAAAACTTGTTTAAAATAATTACTAAAATTAAAAGAAATCAACATCAAAAACTAGATTATGCTACACTTGTTTTAGTGGATGATAAAATCTTAACACATTCTTTTTTAAACTATATTTTTATCAATAAAGAAGAATACATTTCAGATAAAATTGAGCCTGAATTATTAACACATGAATTAACGCATGTTATTCAAAAACATACTATTGATGTATTAATAATGGAATTTATTTTCATCCTTTTTTGGATAAACCCATTATTTATCATTCTTAAAAAAGCAATACAATTAAACCATGAATTTATAGCCGACGAAAAGGTTATTAATCAACATAAAAACACATCTCAATACCAGCATTTACTATTAGGTAAAGCTGCTTGGAACAACGAATATTACTTGGCCAGTAATTTGAATTATTCACTTACTAAAAAAAGATTAACAATGATGACAACAAAGAGTTCAAACTCAAAAATAGTATTAAAAAAACTCGCTATTATTCCTTTATTAGCAGGTTTCATATTCCTCTTTGCTAAAAGAGTTGAAGCAAAAAATGAAAATTCAATATCAATTTCTGACCTAAAAGTTAATGAACTGAATTTAGAACAAAGTAAAGACACAATTCCTTCTAATGTAGAAATAAAATATGAAAAAATAGTTGCTACAAAATCTGAAATAAGAGAATACAACAAATTATTAGCGAAAGGGAAAAAGGATAAAATGTTTAAACAGAAAGATGTACTAAAAATGCAGTATTTGTATAAAGTAATGTCTGAAAAACAAAAAAATTCTGTGGAGAATGTTTTTGATGTAATTCCACCTCCTCCACCTCCAATTACTGTTAAAAGAATTGATCCAGATAAAAAAGGAAAATCGACTTATTACATAGATGGAAAGCTTACATCAAAAAAAGAAATGAAAGAATTGAGCCCTGATAAAATAAAAAGTATAAATGTTAAAAAAGACAAAGATGGCTCTGGATCTGTTTATATATCAAGTAAAAAAACAATTACCGTTAAAGCAATTGATACAGAACAAAAAAAGGAACCAACTTATTACTTAGACGGAAAGATAATTTCAAAAAAAGAAATGGATAAATTGAACACTGAAAACATAAAAAGCGTCGATGTTAAAAAAAATAAAGATGGCACTGGATCTGTTTATATAACTAGTAAAAAAGAGTAATCTAACCAACCTCAACTAAAAAAACTTCGAGCTTTCGATGTTTTTTTTTGTAACAAATTCTGTACAAACACGTTGTAACTATATAACCAAATAGAAAACCGTGCTTAAAAAATTCTTTATTACTTGTTCTGGAGTAGATAAAACGATTCTAAATAATTGTTCTGATGGCGAACAAAATAAATATGTTGGTATTGGTGCTACTATATTTTTCACCGCTATTATGGCTACAATTGCTGGAAGTTATGCACTATTTACTGTTTTTGATAATTTGTACGCAGCAATCTTTTTTGGAAGTATTTGGGGATTATTAATATTTAATTTAGACCGATTTATTGTTTCTACAATTAAAAAATCGGATTCTAAATGGAAAGAGTTTTTACAAGCTTCACCAAGAATTATTTTGGCAGTTATTATTGCGATTGTTATTTCTAAACCTTTAGAATTAAAGTTATTTGAGAAGGAAATAAATCAGGTTTTATTGACAGAAAAAAACCAAATGAAGTTGGATAATAAAACGCAGATTGCGGAACAATTTACGCCTGAAATTTCTAAGATAAATTCAGAAATTGGTGTATTGAAACAAGAAATTACAACTCAAGAAGCAAAAACGAATGCTTTGTATGAAACGTATATTTCTGAAGCAGAAGGCAGAAAAGGAACAAAATTATTAGGAAAAGGACCAGTTTACAAAGAAAAAAGAGAAAAACATGATGCTACTTTAGCAGAATTGAATCAACTTAAAAAAGGCAATGCAGATAAAATAAGCACCAAGGAAACAGCAATTATAGACTTACAAAAAAAACAAGAAGTATACGAAACAAAAACACAACCCATCATTGCAAATTTTGACGGTTTAATGGCAAGAATAAATGCTTTAGGTAAATTACCGTGGTTGCCATCGTTCTTTATCTTCTTATTGTTTTTAGCAATTGAAACATCTCCAATATTTGCAAAATTAATTTCACCAAGAGGTGAATATGATTTTAAATTAGAAAATAATGAAACCGCTGTAAAAACTTGGGTACAACAACAAG is part of the Polaribacter sp. SA4-10 genome and harbors:
- a CDS encoding BlaI/MecI/CopY family transcriptional regulator, with amino-acid sequence MQLSKTEEQLMQYLWKRKKAFLKELLEDFPEPKPATTTVATLLKRISDKGFIDYKLFGKSREYFPIIKKTDYFSKHVNGLIKNFFNDSASQFASFFTKETNLSNEELEELKKIIDNQIKKQQ
- a CDS encoding M1 family metallopeptidase, which translates into the protein MKYRFYLLICFTILCSLNSYSQGLLSEKSNFTRQDSLRGTITPERIWWDLTYYHLEVKVAPNKKHISGKNTIKYKVLSAYKTMQIDLQASLTITKVTQDGKELKVIHDGNAHFIKLIKNQHIGKTETIVVYYQGNPKEAIRAPWDGGFSWKKDKNGNHFIATSCQGLGASVWWPCKDHMYDEVENMRISVTVPSNLMDISNGRLESVEDHGTTKTYNWFVDNPINNYGVNVNIGNYAHFSEIFYGEKGPLDMDYYVLKDNLEKAKEHFKDAPKMMKAFEHWFGPYPFYKDGYKLVEVPYLGMEHQSSVTYGNKYMQGYLGRDLSETGWGLKFDFIIIHESGHEWFANNITNKDIADMWIHESFTNYSENLFLDYYYGKKAASEYVIGLRKSIANKNTIIGQYDVNKEGSGDMYNKGGNMLHTLRQLINNDEKWRSILRKMNKTFYHQTVTTVQIEDFLSSETGFDLTPFFNQYLRDIKIPTLEYSIKNKVLNYKWTNVVAAFKMPIKVTINNKEQWIYPTEELKEMDLESEKSEIKVDPNFYIYTKKINNKSY
- a CDS encoding dipeptidase is translated as MKNIKTYIETHKNRFIDELIQILKIPSVSADSAYKKDVLLTADFVKKSLEKAGCDLVEICETPGYPIIYGEKIIDKSLPTVLVYGHYDVQPADPIDLWDSPPFEPVIKSTEIHPEGAIFARGACDDKGQMYMHVKALEYMTSTGNLPCNVKFMIEGEEEVGSESLAWFVPRNKEKLANDVILISDTGMIANDIPSITTGLRGLSYVEVEVTGPNRDLHSGLYGGAVANPINILTKMIASLHDENNHITIPGFYDNVEELSLEERAEMAKAPFSLDKYKEALKIDEVFGEEGYSTNERNSIRPTLDVNGIWGGYTGEGAKTVIASKAYAKISMRLVPNQDWREVTQLFKTHFESIAPNAVTVVVKPHHGGQGYVTPTDNIAYKAASKAYETTFGKTPIPQRSGGSIPIVALFEQELKSKTILMGFGLDSDAIHSPNEHFGIFNYLKGIETIPNFYKYFTELSK
- a CDS encoding DUF4407 domain-containing protein translates to MLKKFFITCSGVDKTILNNCSDGEQNKYVGIGATIFFTAIMATIAGSYALFTVFDNLYAAIFFGSIWGLLIFNLDRFIVSTIKKSDSKWKEFLQASPRIILAVIIAIVISKPLELKLFEKEINQVLLTEKNQMKLDNKTQIAEQFTPEISKINSEIGVLKQEITTQEAKTNALYETYISEAEGRKGTKLLGKGPVYKEKREKHDATLAELNQLKKGNADKISTKETAIIDLQKKQEVYETKTQPIIANFDGLMARINALGKLPWLPSFFIFLLFLAIETSPIFAKLISPRGEYDFKLENNETAVKTWVQQQVQQREEMLKADININKKVYNTITEEEELYAYKQKMARDLMKLQADSFYKKQQKML
- a CDS encoding M56 family metallopeptidase — its product is MIFYLLKSAGCLALLLAFYHFVLEREKMHKFNRFFLLGSVLFSFLAPAFIIYIEAIPKIVTSTNSMSFSTLETPIEKSINYTLILTSIYFIISSVFAFRFGKNLFKIITKIKRNQHQKLDYATLVLVDDKILTHSFLNYIFINKEEYISDKIEPELLTHELTHVIQKHTIDVLIMEFIFILFWINPLFIILKKAIQLNHEFIADEKVINQHKNTSQYQHLLLGKAAWNNEYYLASNLNYSLTKKRLTMMTTKSSNSKIVLKKLAIIPLLAGFIFLFAKRVEAKNENSISISDLKVNELNLEQSKDTIPSNVEIKYEKIVATKSEIREYNKLLAKGKKDKMFKQKDVLKMQYLYKVMSEKQKNSVENVFDVIPPPPPPITVKRIDPDKKGKSTYYIDGKLTSKKEMKELSPDKIKSINVKKDKDGSGSVYISSKKTITVKAIDTEQKKEPTYYLDGKIISKKEMDKLNTENIKSVDVKKNKDGTGSVYITSKKE
- a CDS encoding peptidylprolyl isomerase, coding for MKNKILLIASIVLFSSCATKKFKEKWFAKEAPVTFKARFETTKGNFDIEAIRDWSPKGVDRFYQLIKYGYYDDVAIYRVVPSFVAQFGIHNDSLINKSWQKGIEDEPVIQKNDAMTLAFARGGIETRSNQIFINLKDNYRLDKLTYSGVSGFPVIAKVIEGKENVLKFYNGYGDNLGRQQDKINKDGNTFLREKYPKVDYIIKAYLIK
- a CDS encoding DPP IV N-terminal domain-containing protein, whose product is MKKNYLKFVVFLGITTFIFSCSKTKEQKQFTVAEYEAAAKHMDRDLYDLVYNKVSGSTFIDNNKLIYSTKNKEGKKYLLVDIEAKTKKEAFNHQELAKILSKELDTEIKASNLPIYDFEFTDNIESIRFTTHKQIFNFNIASNVLSKVTPKLKKTSRNENVSPNGKLAAYIDNFNLWVRSIETNKKTQLTFDGVQNYGYATNNAGWTKSDGAVLKWSPNSDKIATFQQDARGVGMMYLTSSNVGHPKLEAWKHPLPGDDNIFTIERVIIHLGTTPKMVRLKMDKDFQRGSTTDHIASRKNELLDAQWNKQGTKFAFVSGSRDHKVAHLQIANAKTGVVKSIHKEEVDTYYESGVKAENWKVLFDSNEFIWYSEKTNWGHVYLYDLETKKLKNQITTGDWLVKQIKSIDEKNRQIYFTAGGKETGNPYHNYYYKVNFDGSNNINLTPSKGTHIVVFSDDNSTLIDTYSTTTTPPISVLRNNKGEKIMDLETADISELKANNWQKPVEFSVKARDEKTDLYGLLFLPSHYVESKKYPVLNYIYPGPQSGSVGNYNFRPVWRDFQAVAELGFIVVAVDAMGTPMRSKSFHDAYYGNMGDNGLPDNITAIKQLAQKYKGMDIESVGIWGHSGGGFASTRAVFAYPEFYDVAVSGAGNHDNRNYEADWGEKWQGLLVEGNLEGKGDGTTNYDNQANQLIAKDLKGKLLITHGAMDNNVPPSNTMLVVEALIKANKDFDMILFPNKRHGYGDMTKYMTRKRWDYFVTHLLNAKPAKDFKLK